The nucleotide window GTAACAAGCATCATCCGGATGATCTGCCTGAATACTTGAAAGCATGGCAGGAATGGAAGCGATTATGTCATGAATTTTGAACTAGCAAATTTTTTACAGCTATCGCAAATGCCTTAGATCAGACTATACAAGACAGGAGAGATATCACAAGTTGGATAACAAAAATAGTTTGAATCGTCCGAATGCTTGGACGACCTTCGATATGCATCATGGCGACTTACTTGCCAGTAAAGAACTTATCTATGACAAGTGTGGATTTGATTGCTCTCAACCACATGAAGAAGAACAAAATGCAGAATATGGGGCATATGTGTTCACCTTAAATTCTCTCTCCATTCGATTCCGTGTGGCCAAAACCACGCCAACCAAGATTGGACAGTTTGTTACCCTATGGCAGCGGAGTGAAGATGGATCGACACAGCCATATGACATAGCAGATCCAGCAGATGTGTATGTCATTAGTACGCGCGCAGGCAGCCACTTTG belongs to Paenibacillus sp. FSL H8-0079 and includes:
- a CDS encoding MepB family protein; translation: MDNKNSLNRPNAWTTFDMHHGDLLASKELIYDKCGFDCSQPHEEEQNAEYGAYVFTLNSLSIRFRVAKTTPTKIGQFVTLWQRSEDGSTQPYDIADPADVYVISTRAGSHFGQFVFPKHVLLQRDILSDQGEGGKRAIRVYPPWDNPTSKQALKTQQWQLEYFLEVPVTEPLNCDQARVLYGTQRLS